In Spinacia oleracea cultivar Varoflay chromosome 5, BTI_SOV_V1, whole genome shotgun sequence, a single window of DNA contains:
- the LOC130461472 gene encoding uncharacterized protein, with the protein MAQTPLPPNQDPSSPFYLHPTDNTANQLVSVKFKGEGEAYGDWRRSMMISMSSKNKLGFVNGTISKPDTDDATYLAWMRCNDMMISWLLFNLDSTIAKSVMYFNTAREIWLDLEDRFGFVNGPQLFALEQQASDITQGTQSISEFFTEIKSLWDKLSAANPLPVCTCNLCTCNLTQKIFKMQQDHRLMQFLMKLSEHLATARGNLLMMQPLPTISHAYRMLAQEERQRELSIPTLQHHESHAFAADRRRYNDYQNRGNYRGQQSYGRSGYQYNNSAGTGGNKTAYKRPNYYCDHCKVNGHSIERCFKLHGFPPGFSGFKNDKRVAAAAYSEEGYTDDMFSKYQHQQNDREQSQQPTGFLTPEQCTQLLSLLNKQQIEKPTNADVHLEEADTSGHAFMAGTTYCFLTCSHSSWLLDSGA; encoded by the coding sequence ATGGCACAAACACCACTACCACCAAACCAGGATCCATCTAGCCCTTTCTACTTACATCCTACAGACAACACTGCAAATCAATTGGTTTCAGTAAAGTTTAAGGGTGAAGGAGAAGCATATGGAGACTGGAGAAGAAGCATGATGATTTCCATGTCTTCTAAGAATAAACTAGGGTTTGTGAATGGAACGATTTCCAAACCTGATACTGATGATGCTACATACTTAGCCTGGATGAGATGCAATGACATGATGATATCCTGGTTGCTTTTTAATCTAGACTCAACCATAGCTAAGAGTGTGATGTATTTCAATACAGCTAGAGAGATTTGGTTGGATCTAGAAGACAGATTTGGTTTTGTTAATGGACCACAATTGTTTGCTTTAGAACAACAGGCTTCTGATATTACTCAAGGAACACAAAGTATTTCAGAATTTTTCACTGAGATTAAGTCACTTTGGGACAAACTGAGTGCAGCAAACCCCTTGCCAGTTTGTACTTGTAATCTGTGCACCTGCAATTTGACACAGAAGATCTTTAAGATGCAGCAAGATCATAGACTTATGCAATTTCTCATGAAATTGAGTGAACATCTGGCCACAGCAAGgggaaatttacttatgatgcAGCCTCTTCCAACCATCTCTCATGCATATAGAATGCTAGCTCAAGAGGAAAGGCAAAGAGAACTCAGTATACCTACACTCCAACATCATGAGAGCCATGCTTTTGCAGCAGATAGGAGGAGGTATAATGATTATCAGAATAGAGGAAACTACAGAGGACAACAGTCATATGGTAGATCTGGATATCAGTATAACAATTCTGCAGGAACAGGAGGAAACAAGACTGCATACAAGAGACCTAACTATTATTGTGATCACTGTAAAGTGAATGGTCACAGTATAGAGAGGTGTTTTAAACTACATGGCTTCCCACCAGGATTTTCAGGATTTAAAAATGATAAAAGAGTGGCAGCAGCTGCATATTCTGAAGAAGGATACACAGATGACatgttttcaaaatatcaacacCAGCAGAATGATAGAGAGCAATCACAACAACCAACAGGTTTTCTTACTCCTGAACAGTGCACACAACTGTTGAGCCTCCTAAACAAACAACAGATTGAAAAGCCAACAAATGCAGATGTTCATTTGGAAGAAGCAGATACTTCAGGGCATGCATTTATGGCAGGTACAACTTATTGTTTTCTTACTTGTTCACATTCTAGCTGGTTGTTAGACAGTGGTGCCTAA
- the LOC110775418 gene encoding uncharacterized protein: MQKSEQPPPPAPPLPTIQSVANSGSLSFNSSINSTAGVGMQDEEITRSALSNFRAKEEEIERKKMEVRERVQAQLGRVEEETKRLGLIREELESLADPMRKDVSVVRKRIDVVNKELRPLGTNVQKKEKEYRDALDAFNEKNKEKVQLINKLVELVGESERLRMKKLEELSKSVESLH; the protein is encoded by the exons ATGCAGAAGTCTGAACAGCCGCCGCCGCCTGCGCCACCACTTCCGACGATACAAAGCGTCGCGAATTCTGGCAGCTTGAGCTTCAACAGTAGTATTAATTCTACTGCTGGTGTTGGTATGCAAGATGAAGAGATCACTCGCTCTGCTTTGTCGAACTTCAGGGCGAAAGAGGAGGAGATCGAGAGGAAGAAGATGGAGGTGCGAGAGCGAGTTCAAGCTCAACTCGGCCGAGTTGAAGAGGAGACTAAACGCTTGGGCTTAATTCGTGAG GAGCTTGAATCCCTTGCTGATCCAATGCGGAAAGATGTGTCTGTTGTGCGTAAAAGGATAGATGTAGTTAACAAAGAGCTAAGGCCACTCGGAACAAATGTGCAAAAGAAG GAAAAAGAATACCGAGATGCGCTGGATGCATTCAATGAGAAGAACAAAGAAAAAGTACAGCTGATAAACAAACTAGTTGAG CTGGTAGGCGAAAGCGAGAGGTTGAGGATGAAGAAACTGGAAGAGTTGAGCAAGAGTGTGGAATCGTTGCACTAA
- the LOC130461473 gene encoding uncharacterized protein, with amino-acid sequence MEEVIRRTVYVSYIDQHVTEEQLIGLSSTMDSIFMERFFQSSGLGFGQSFGMIRAGRSDYMGRVVDCRVCGYPKFVLRFGFVEFTNEVLPSKTAIAIVNPTVFPQIFNPLGKLSLIIYLCAAAKLFSAYIVYGTHNLIKRYSYDGYILAAVTLYLDIVNLFLALLAQLFSRKRYSYCIHVSLFRYSISVVDRLFYLVQDTLGIDK; translated from the exons ATGGAAGAAGTTATTAGGAGAACTGTTTATGTTTCTTATATAGATCAACAT GTGACTGAGGAGCAGCTGATAGGGCTTTCATCAACTATGGACAGTATATTTAT GGAGAGATTCTTCCAGAGTTCAGGCTTAGGATTTGGCCAGAGCTTTGGTATGATTAGGGCTGGTCGGAGCGATTATATGGGAAGG GTGGTTGATTGTCGTGTTTGTGGTTACCCAAAATTTGTTCTTCGTTTTGGTTTTGTCGAGTTTACCAACGAGG TTCTGCCTTCTAAGACTGCAATTGCTATTGTAAACCCCACAGTTTTTCCTCAG ATTTTCAATCCCCTTGGAAAACTCTCTTTGATTATCTATTTGTGCGCAGCTGCCAAATTGTTCTCTGCATACATCGTGTACGGCACACACAACTTGATTAAGCGTTATAGCTACGATGGGTACATACTTGCTGCAGTCACCCTTTATCTTGACATCGTCAACCTCTTCCTGGCCCTGCTAGCTCAGCTCTTTTCGAGGAAGCGTTATAGCTATTGCATTCATGTTTCACT GTTTCGATATTCTATTAGTGTTGTTGACAGGTTGTTTTACTTGGTGCAAGACACTCTAggtatagataaataa